The Deltaproteobacteria bacterium genome includes the window TCAGGGAAAACAAAGATAGCTAAGGCATGGAAGCATATACCAATACCCCATCCAATAAGTGGCCACTTGAACCAGAGGTATTGGGTTGATGTGGCAAGGTTGATGATAATGAGTAGAATATTCACTCCTACATAGACTGCCAGATGGATGTAAAATCCGATCCTGGCCTCCACTCTTTTTTTGGCCTTCTGAAAAGTCTCTTGGTTTTCCATTTGTGTCTCTTTTGCTATTTATAAAGATATGACGCCAAAAAGCCTCTATTGTTAGTCGCCTTTAACTGTATAACGTCAGCCATATTAGCTGACGTTATACAGTTTAAATCACCCTTAGATACTTGCGAGCGGGATATGGGGTGTCTAATTCCCTTTGAACCTGAAATTCGGCTCCTCAAAGGCCTG containing:
- a CDS encoding 2TM domain-containing protein; the protein is MENQETFQKAKKRVEARIGFYIHLAVYVGVNILLIIINLATSTQYLWFKWPLIGWGIGICFHALAIFVFPEGSPIKERMIKKEMEKEALKKQ